One genomic region from Epinephelus fuscoguttatus linkage group LG6, E.fuscoguttatus.final_Chr_v1 encodes:
- the LOC125889924 gene encoding gastrula zinc finger protein XlCGF57.1-like, translated as MSSVEYLREFVKEKLSAAAEEIFGVFTKTIVEYEEEINRQRRLLDVVLKPEIKLHRIELPQQHVCKEEEEEALTDQQLCIQERIPTLDQEDPELAQIKEEQEELCTSQLELKEEADTFILTPTHEESDHSEDQPLDSDDTFGEAEKESVANMPVISSVVSEAHSDHQVLFHNPHEAERKEQKGGKHGDSGPTRNAEAELKERHHKSRSRCSSRTGKKSLKCDTCGKDFQYKSSLERHLRVHTGEKLFTCKQCGRGFKQNSQLTGHMKCHSGEKPYTCKTCGENFKFSNAYLVHMRTHTGEKPYTCKICGKGFGQSSSLLVHMRTHTGEKPYTCKICGKGFGQSSNLLVHMRTHTGEKPYTCKICGKGFGQSNTLLVHMRTHTGEKPYTCKICGKGFGCNGSLLVHVRTHTGEKPFTCKICGKGFGCNGNLLAHVRTHTGEKPYTCKTCGKGFVQSSSMLAHMRTHTGEKPYTCKICGKSFGCNGSLLVHVRSHTGEKPFTCKTCGKGFGRNNNLMAHMRSHTGEKPYTCESCGKIFRFKSSLLVHRRIHTGEKPYTCNSCGKSFRFKSSLLVHMRIHTGEKP; from the exons ATGTCTTCAGTAGAGTATTTGAGAGAGTTTGTCAAAGAGAAACtaagtgctgctgctgaagaaatattCGGAGTTTTTACAAAAACTATCGTCGAGTACGAGGAAGAGATCAACCGTCAGCGCAGACTGTTGGACGTCGTTTTGAAACCTGAAATAAAGTTACACAGGATAG AGCTCCCACAGCAACATGtgtgtaaggaggaggaggag gaggctctCACTGACCAGCAGCTCTGTATTCAGGAGAGGATCCCCACTCTGGACCAAGAGGACCCAGAGCTCGCACagattaaagaggaacaggaggaactctGCACCAGTCAGCTTGAACTGAAGGAGGAGGCTGATACCTTTATATTGACTCCAACTCATGAGGAAAGTGACCACAGTGAAGATCAACCTCTGGACTCTGATGATACTTTTGGTGAAGCAGAAAAAGAGTCTGTCGCCAACATGCCAGTTATAAGCTCTGTAGTATCAGAAGCACACAGTGACCACCAGGTCCTCTTTCACAATCCTCATGAGGCTGAGAGGAAAGAGCAGAAAGGAGGCAAGCATGGAGACTCAGGACCAACTAGAAATGCAGAAGCAGAACTAAAGGAAAGACACCATAAAAGCAGAAGTCGCTGCAGTTCTCGCACAggtaaaaagtctttaaaatgtgacacatgTGGGAAAGATTTCCAGTATAAGTCATCACTGGAGAGACACCTGAGAGTCCACACAGGTGAAAAGCTGTTTACGTGCAAACAATGTGGGAGAGGTTTCAAGCAGAATTCTCAGTTGACCGGCCACATGAAATGCCACTCAGGTGAGAAGCCATACACTTGCAAAACATGTGGAGAAAATTTCAAATTTAGTAATGCCTATTTGGTTcacatgagaacacacacaggtgagaagccttATACTTGTAAAATCTGTGGAAAGGGTTTTGGACAAAGCAGTAGTTTGTTGGTCcacatgagaacacacacaggtgagaagccttATACTTGTAAAATCTGTGGAAAGGGTTTTGGACAAAGCAGTAATTTGTTGGTCcacatgagaacacacacaggtgagaagccttATACTTGTAAAATCTGTGGAAAGGGTTTTGGACAAAGCAATACTTTGTTGGTCcacatgagaacacacacaggtgagaagccttACACTTGTAAAATCTGTGGAAAAGGTTTTGGATGTAACGGTAGTTTGTTGGTCCAcgtgagaacacacacaggtgagaagccttTTACTTGTAAAATCTGTGGAAAAGGTTTTGGATGTAACGGTAATTTGTTGGCTCAcgtgagaacacacacaggtgagaagccatatACTTGTAAAACCTGTGGAAAAGGTTTTGTACAAAGCAGTAGTATGTTGGCCcacatgagaacacacacaggtgagaagccttACACTTGTAAAATCTGTGGAAAAAGTTTTGGATGTAACGGTAGTTTGTTGGTCCACGTGAgatcacacacaggtgagaagccttTTACTTGCAAAACCTGTGGAAAGGGTTTTGGACGTAACAATAATTTAATGGCCCACATGAGATCACACACTGGTGAAAAGCCATATACTTGCGAATCCTGTGGGAAAATTTTCAGGTTTAAAAGTAGTTTGTTGGTCCACAGGAGAATACACACTGGTGAGAAGCCATACACTTGCAATTCCTGTGGGAAAAGTTTCAGGTTTAAAAGTAGTTTGTTGGTCCACATGAGaatacacacaggtgagaagccgtag
- the ikbkb gene encoding inhibitor of nuclear factor kappa-B kinase subunit beta, producing MNRVPLQQPQSCGAWELKERLGTGGFGNVTRWQNKDTEEQIAIKQCRQELCERNKQRWCLEIQIMKRLDHVNVVAAREVPEGMEKMVATNDLPLLAMEYCQGGDLRKYLNLLENCCGLREGSVLILLRDISSALTYLHKKRIIHRDLKPENIVLQQGEKRLIHKIIDLGYAKELDQSSLCTSFVGTLQYLAPELIERQKYTVTVDYWSFGTLVFECITGFRPFLPTWQPVPWHNKLRLKQDDDIVVYEDLSGEVRFSKHLPQPNNLNSLFLEKMERWLQLMLKWSPKERGKDPDATPSDCFSQLEVILQLKLVHVLNMLSAKILTYSVSDEETVADLQLRIEKDTNIPAANQELLLEAGLALEPHGLATQCAIDYTEIDGRRTDLPLVFLFDRSSCTYEPQFAPRTLPENIRFVQTDPKHLLPYSLLRRTCGQAWHTIRSLKEDWQRLQQGQKAAIMSLLRHNSSLSKQKIEMVSMHQRLMAKLDFFTTSLHVDMYKYQEQTATGIASEKLLGVWREMEQTAVSCGQAKVSELEEEMMQLQPDIVDVQRQPWRSGEALDTLEGKAMELFRKLREKPRDQRCSGDSQEVVRLVLQAVQFYEKKLRDFYTHLSKTAVCRQRVMELLPKVEGVVQKMAESEQVLMSLQEKRQRDLWTLLKVACSKVRSPVSGSPDGLRTPSSVPPLLTPRHSLQQFDESLVEESRTFESRLQSLLHDTIQESESSMEVLREWTWLRGGQNYSSDLS from the exons gACACAGAGGAGCAGATCGCTATAAAGCAGTGCCGGCAGGAGCTGTGcgagagaaacaaacagagatGGTGTCTGGAGATCCAGATCATGAAGAG GTTGGATCATGTTAACGTTGTCGCAGCCAGAGAGGTTCCTGAGGGAATGGAGAAAATGGTGGCCACCAATGACCTGCCACTGCTGGCGATGGAGTACTGTCAGGGAGGAGATCTGAGAAAG TATCTGAACCTCTTGGAGAACTGCTGCGGGTTGAGGGAAGGCTCCGTTTTAATTCTGTTACGTGACATTT CGTCGGCTCTCACCTACCTCCACAAGAAGAGGATCATCCACAGAGATTTGAAACCAGAAAACATTGTGCTGCAAcagggagagaagaga TTGATCCATAAGATAATAGATCTCGGTTATGCTAAAGAGCTGGACCAGAGCAGCCTTTGCACCTCGTTTGTGGGAACACTTCAGTACTTG GCTCCAGAGCTCATTGAGAGACAGAAGTACACGGTCACTGTGGACTACTGGAGCTTCGGGACTTTGGTGTTTGAGTGTATCACAGGATTTCGCCCTTTCTTGCCAACCTGGCAACCTGTCCCTTG GCACAACAAACTGAGGCTGAAGCAGGACGATGATATTGTCGTCTATGAGGACCTCTCAGGGGAAGTCCGCTTCTCTAAACATCTGCCCCAGCCCAACAACCTCAACAG TCTCTTCTTGGAGAAAATGGAGaggtggctgcagctgatgttaAAGTGGTCTCCTAAGGAGAGAGGCAAAGACCCCGACGCTACGCCCTCGGACTGCTTCTCCCAGCTGGAGGTCATTCTGCAGCTCAAG CTGGTTCATGTCCTGAACATGCTTTCTGCTAAGATCCTAACGTACTCCGTCTCAGACGAAGAGACTGTGGCTGACCTGCAGCTGAGGATAGAAAAAGACACCAACatccctgcagccaatcaggagctgctgctggaagCGGGTTTAGCCTTGGAGCCTCACGGACTGGCCACGCAGTGCGCCATAGATTACACA GAGATAGATGGACGGCGGACAGACTTGCCCTTGGTCTTCCTGTTTGATCGTTCCTCTTGCACCTATGAACCTCAGTTTGCTCCTCGCACCCTTCCAGAAAACATCCGCTTCGTCC AAACCGACCCTAAACACCTTCTGCCTTACAGCCTTCTGAGGAGGACTTGTGGCCAGGCGTGGCATACAATCCGCTCCCTGAAGGAAGACTGGCAACGTCTGCAGCAGGGGCAGAAAGCTGCCAT CATGAGCCTGCTGAGACACAACTCTTCGCTGTCCAAACAGAAGATTGAGATGGTGTCCATGCACCAGAGGCTCATGGCCAAGTTGGACTTCTTTACCACCAGCCTTCATGTAGACATGTACAAATACCAGGAGCAGACAGCCACTGGGATCG CGTCAGAGAAACTCCTTGGCGTGtggagagagatggagcagactgctgtcagctgtggtCAG GCAAAGGTGAGTGaactggaggaggagatgatgcagctgcagccagACATAGTGGATGTGCAGAGACAGCCATGGCGGAGTGGGGAGGCCCTGGATACACT TGAAGGAAAGGCAATGGAGCTGTTCCGCAAACTCAGAGAGAAACCCAGAG ACCAGAGGTGCTCAGGGGACAGTCAGGAGGTGGTGCGCCTGGTGTTACAGGCTGTGCAGTTCTACGAGAAGAAGCTCAGAGACTTCTACACACATCTCAG TAAGACAGCAGTGTGCCGTCAGCGTGTGATGGAGCTGCTGCCGAAGGTGGAGGGTGTGGTCCAGAAGATGGCTGAGAGCGAACAAGTCCTGATGAGTCTGCAGGAGAAACGACAGAGGGATCTGTGGACCCTGCTCAAAGTCGCCTGT AGTAAGGTTCGCAGCCCAGTGAGTGGGAGTCCTGACGGATTACGAACCCCATCTTCAGTGCCGCCTCTGCTGACCCCCAGACACAGTTTACAGCAGTT tgatgagtCTCTTGTGGAAGAGAGCAGGACGTTTGAGAGTCGACTCCAGAGTCTGCTGCATGACACCATCCAGGAATCAGagagcagtatggag GTGTTGAGGGAGTGGACGTGGCTGCGTGGAGGCCAGAATTACTCCAGTGACCTCTCCTAA